A section of the Leptospira kobayashii genome encodes:
- a CDS encoding flavin-containing monooxygenase — MTLPRVCVIGAGSSGITVIKSLKENGIPFDCYEKGSDVGGNWRYKNDNGLSNIYKSLHINTHRDRMEYRDYPMPTDYADYPNHEPIQKYFGNFVDHFGLRKHIQFKNGVKKAERTPEGIWKITPEKGPVKYYDVLVVANGHHWSEKWPDPAFPGKFTGETIHSHSYVDPKTPVNCEGKNVVILGMGNSAMDISVELSRPGVSKKVFLSSRRGAYVIPNYLFGKPLDKLTANIPPWVPFWIQQTLGNLLIRYGVGKMEDFGLPKPDHKFGSAHPTVSQDLLVRLGRGDIKHKAVIKELKGKKIQFADGSEENADVLIYCTGYAIKFPFFDENFLSAPNNYIPLFFKMIKPEINNLMFVGLMQPLGAIMPLAEMQGKWIAQYLSGNYKLPSEKEMNKWIKNDETAMRKRYVSSARHTIQVDFDSFLYQMKKEMKSGKKRADAENHVYPIPARAEDFEKSISKANTKETSKPKKSSARARA, encoded by the coding sequence ATGACTTTACCAAGAGTTTGCGTAATCGGTGCCGGATCGTCCGGCATAACAGTAATTAAATCTTTAAAAGAAAATGGAATTCCATTTGATTGTTACGAAAAAGGCAGTGATGTCGGAGGAAATTGGCGCTATAAAAATGATAACGGGTTAAGCAATATCTATAAATCCCTGCACATCAACACCCATAGAGATCGAATGGAATATCGAGACTATCCAATGCCGACGGATTATGCTGATTATCCAAACCATGAACCGATTCAAAAATACTTTGGTAATTTTGTTGATCACTTCGGACTGAGAAAACACATACAGTTCAAAAATGGAGTTAAAAAAGCGGAACGAACTCCGGAAGGAATTTGGAAAATCACTCCTGAAAAAGGTCCTGTAAAATACTATGACGTGTTAGTTGTCGCAAACGGACACCATTGGAGTGAAAAATGGCCTGATCCGGCTTTCCCGGGAAAGTTTACAGGCGAGACGATTCATTCTCATTCTTACGTTGACCCAAAAACACCAGTTAATTGCGAAGGAAAAAATGTCGTTATTCTTGGGATGGGAAACAGTGCGATGGATATCTCAGTCGAACTTTCCAGACCAGGCGTCTCTAAAAAAGTATTTCTTTCTTCCCGACGTGGGGCTTATGTAATTCCGAATTACCTATTTGGAAAACCGTTGGATAAGTTAACGGCAAATATTCCTCCATGGGTTCCCTTTTGGATTCAACAAACTCTCGGCAATCTACTCATTCGTTACGGCGTAGGAAAAATGGAAGATTTCGGGCTTCCGAAGCCTGATCATAAATTTGGTTCAGCGCATCCGACCGTTTCCCAAGACCTCCTTGTGAGATTGGGGAGAGGGGATATAAAGCACAAAGCAGTGATCAAAGAACTAAAAGGAAAAAAAATCCAGTTTGCTGACGGATCCGAAGAAAATGCAGATGTGCTTATCTATTGCACGGGTTATGCTATAAAATTCCCATTCTTCGATGAAAATTTTCTTTCAGCGCCAAATAATTATATTCCGCTTTTTTTCAAAATGATCAAACCGGAAATCAATAATCTTATGTTTGTCGGTCTGATGCAACCGCTCGGTGCAATTATGCCCCTCGCGGAAATGCAAGGAAAATGGATCGCTCAGTATCTCTCAGGCAATTACAAACTACCTTCCGAAAAAGAAATGAATAAGTGGATTAAAAATGATGAAACTGCAATGCGAAAAAGATATGTGTCCAGTGCAAGACATACAATTCAAGTAGACTTTGATAGTTTTCTATACCAAATGAAAAAGGAAATGAAATCTGGCAAAAAACGGGCTGACGCAGAAAACCATGTTTATCCAATTCCAGCTAGAGCGGAAGATTTTGAAAAATCCATTTCCAAAGCAAATACTAAGGAAACTTCTAAGCCTAAAAAGTCTTCGGCAAGAGCAAGGGCTTAA
- a CDS encoding thioredoxin family protein, with the protein MKTQFEFINLTNIKLFFVMIFFVSCTRQQTSAISLYENSLRYAEKENKNLIVLFGADWCPDCKALDRMLVTQEIKSLIQKNYIILKVDVGRFDKNLDLDEKLGHPIGKGIPALVILSPNPLKIVASTEGGEFSNASQMSQDQVFAYLKKFGTN; encoded by the coding sequence ATGAAAACTCAGTTCGAATTTATTAACTTAACGAATATTAAACTATTTTTTGTTATGATTTTTTTTGTTTCCTGTACGCGGCAGCAAACATCTGCTATTTCCTTATACGAAAACTCTCTTCGTTATGCGGAAAAAGAGAATAAAAATTTAATCGTTCTGTTCGGTGCGGATTGGTGCCCCGATTGCAAGGCCCTGGATCGAATGTTGGTTACCCAGGAAATCAAAAGTTTAATTCAGAAAAATTATATTATTTTGAAAGTCGATGTAGGCCGATTTGATAAGAATCTTGATCTGGATGAAAAACTAGGGCATCCTATTGGTAAAGGAATTCCTGCTCTAGTGATTCTATCACCTAACCCTCTGAAAATTGTAGCCTCAACGGAAGGTGGGGAATTTTCGAATGCTAGTCAAATGTCTCAAGATCAGGTCTTTGCTTATCTAAAAAAATTTGGAACCAACTGA
- a CDS encoding DUF1564 family protein: protein MEEHIIDFSDFKNWEFVHKRLAIEKSQEIHYHLNPEATSSTSFLIPNHLVDRLVVSKNRYFTISGRIRSLLEESAYLIYQALIVKKRERLTRTYQEEGLDLKKVSCRIGDKELIEMDIMSHGLGISRSRLLVMILELAELGWLKVVRELGLVRGTTSLRSIHSHQYLDTPSRAYKIEIYHLADSHSNAPELWRWPQNR from the coding sequence ATGGAAGAACATATCATTGATTTTAGCGATTTTAAAAATTGGGAATTTGTCCACAAACGTTTGGCGATCGAAAAATCCCAAGAAATTCATTATCACCTCAATCCTGAGGCAACTTCAAGCACATCCTTTTTAATTCCAAACCATCTGGTAGATCGATTGGTGGTTTCGAAAAATCGATATTTTACTATTTCCGGGCGCATACGTAGCTTGTTGGAAGAATCCGCTTACTTGATTTACCAAGCTTTAATTGTGAAGAAGCGAGAAAGGCTCACTCGAACTTACCAAGAGGAAGGTTTGGATTTAAAAAAAGTCAGCTGTAGGATTGGGGATAAAGAACTAATTGAAATGGATATAATGTCCCATGGTTTGGGAATCTCGAGGTCAAGATTGCTGGTGATGATATTGGAATTGGCTGAGCTCGGTTGGTTGAAGGTAGTGCGTGAGTTGGGGTTGGTAAGAGGTACCACATCCCTCCGCTCAATCCACTCTCACCAATACCTCGACACCCCATCCCGAGCCTATAAAATAGAAATTTACCATTTAGCAGATTCCCATTCGAACGCCCCCGAACTATGGCGGTGGCCCCAAAATAGGTAA